TAATGGCAACATCAACGGTACCGATGCCTTTCTCCACAATCAGCTTTACGCCTTCCCTTTGGTATAATTGATCCTGCAGCCTGTAGATGCCATCCGGCAATGCCCAGCTCTGGATGACATCAGCCGGGATAACCAGGTTAAAATGGCTTCTCGTCACCCATGAAAAATTATTAATGACCAGCAGTTTTTCGTTATCCGACCATCTTACAAAAGAATAAATGCCTTCGCTGTAACCCTTGGTCTTCTTTCGGTTGATGTTCTGTATATCCTGGTATTTGCCCATCAGCGCGTCGCTCTTGATGGTGAAGTTCAGCAGCCTCGAGTAAAAATCGCGCAATTGTTTTTCCTCGGGCGATAATTGCCCGCCGTCAAATTCTCCGTTATTCATCCACCGCTGATGGCTTGGTACCCCAATGTAATCAAAGATGGAAGTGCGTGACGGCTTCCCGAAACCGGCATCCTCATTTCCTGCTTCTCCTACTTCCTGCCCAAAATAAATCATCGTAGGGGATGTCCCGACTGTAGCGGAATAAACCATCAGCGGTTTTGCTTTTTCCGGCGTGCCGCCAAATTCGGCATTGGCAACCCTTTGCTCATCATGATTGTCGAGGAAATGCAGCATATGGTGCTCGATATCGCTTAATCTTCCCTGGATTTCCGCCAAAGGATCAGGAAGGCTTTTTCCCTGAATTACCGCCTTGAGCATATCGTAGGTCTCCACTTTATCATACAGGTAATCCATCTTGCCGAATTTGATATAATTACGGTATTCTTTCGGATTGTACACTTCCGCCATCAGGAAGGCATCAGGATTGCGCATCTTGATGGCCGAATTCATGTAACTCCAGAATTCATACGGAACCATTTCGGCCATATCATAACGGAAACCGTCGACCCCCATTCCTGTCCAATACAGCGCGATATCGCGGAATTTCTTCCAGGAATCCGGCACATCCTTATTCTGCCAGAACCGGTAATGCTCTTGATAAGAGCGATCTGCTAAACCCGCCGGCAGTTCCGGAAAATCTTTTGTCCCGTCAGGGCGTACGCCATAATTGATTTTTACGGTTTCATACCAATCATCGATATTCGGTTTTGGCTCACGCGAGCCGTTTCCGGTCCACTTGGCAGGATTTTCGGTGAATTTTCCATCCAGTAACGGATTCTTTTCGCCGTTCAGCGGCTTGTAATGTTCAGAAACCGGCACCTCGAAAGGCTTTCCGGGAATATAGTAAAAATTGTTGTTGCGCTTATATTCTACTGAGGTATCGTCATCTGCGCCAAAATCCTTCACGCCTTTTGGATTTGATTTCCCTTCGTATTTACGCGCAATGTGATTCGGTACAATATCAATGATGACTTTCAATCCGTGCTTATGCGTACGTTCAATCAAAGCCTTGAATTCCTGCAGCCTTTGCGAAGGATCATCGGCAAGGTCCGGATCGACATTATAATAATCCTTGACGGCATAAGGCGAACCGGCACGGCCTTTTACAACATCCGGATCATCGTTTGAAATGCCATATGCGGTATAGTCAGCCACCATTGCATGGTGCGGCACGCCAGTATACCAGATGTGTGTGACACCGAGCTTCTTAATCTCGGAAAGTGCCCTGTCTGTAAAATCACTGAATTTCCCTACGCCATTCTGTTCTTTCCTGCCCCATGGCTTATTCGCCGTTTTCTTATTCCCGAACAGGCGTGTAAAAACCTGGTAAACCACTACCTTCTTTTCAGGCGTGGCGGCTTCAATCCTCTTTTCCGGCATAGATCTGGTCTTTTTATCTTGTGCCGAAACCGTTATTGTAGCGATGATCAGGGCAGCAGTGATTAGTTTTTTCATTTGCAAAATTCGTGTGTTCGATGCAAATATAGGAGAAAGTCAGTAAAGTTTGAAAAGTCAGGAAGTCCGGAAGTTTCGAACTTTCAGCTTCCGGACTTTCGGACTTCGGACTTTACTTAATTCTTTCCCAATAAAAATCCCTGTTAACACATTTTACCTAAATTTGGCAAAAAAATAAATTACGTTGAAAAATTACTTTTTCTTCTTTACGTGTTCGCTGCTTTTATTGTCAGTCACATCGGCTTTCGCCCAAAAAGCAAAGCAGATCGAAGTCGAGTATGCCGATCATTTTGATATCGACGAAGCAAAACTCCCCGATGTGGCGTTGCTGACAGGCCATGTACGCGTAAATCATGACGGTGTGATCATGACCTGCAACAAGGCCTATTTCTTCAAAAAAGAAAACTACCTGAAGGCATTTGGCGAATTCCACATGGTACAGGGCGATACCCTGCACATGACGAGTGATTACGCTGAATATAACGGCAATATGAAACAGGCTTTTGCCACCGGGAAACCTGTATTGCGTACACCCGATATGACTTTGACGACTGATACGATACACTTCGACCGGAACATCCAGCAGGCGTATTACAATTCACCGGGAACCATCGTCAATAAGGAAAATACGCTGAAAAGCAAGTCCGGGCGCTATTATGCGAAAGAAAAGAAATTCCAGTTCCTGACGGCCGTGACCATTACCAATCCAAAATACGTGATCAAGTCAAATCATCTGGATTATTACAATAATTCCGGACACGCGTATCTTTTCGGGCCATCCACAATCACAAGTGATAAGGATTATATTTATACGGAAAAAGGCTTTTACGACAACAAAAAAAATGTCGGCCATTTCCTGAATAAATCCTACATCCGTTATAAAGACCGGCTTATAGAAGGTGACAGCCTGTATTATGACAGGACCCGGGAATTCGCCTCAGCAAGCCGCAATGTCAAGATTACCGACTCCATTAATAAAGGACTTGTCAAAGGCCATTATGCGGAAATCTACAAGGCGAAAGACTCGATGTTTGTGACCAAACGCGCTGTAGCCATCAATATTTTGGAAAATGATTCCGTTTTTATCCACGGAAAAAGATTACTCATTACAGGAAAACCCGAGAACCGCATCCTGCGCGCCTATAACAATGCCCGTTTTTACAAAAGCGACATGAGTGGCAAGTGTGATTCCATTCATTCGAGCCAGAAGGATGCACTGACAAAACTGATCGGCAGGCCTGTTATATGGAACGGCAAAAACCAGATGACGGGTGATGTGATGCACCTTATCGGAAATAATAACACTGAAAAACTCGATTCATTGAAAGTACTTAACAACGCTTTCATTATTGCAAAAGACACTGTCGGTACCGGTTTTAACCAGGTAAAAGGGGTCAATCTTTACGGAAAATTCAAGGACAATAAGCTCGATGAGGCTGATGTGGTCAAAAATACTGAAATCGTGTATTTCATGCGCAATGACAAACAGGAGCTGATTGGAATCAACAAAAGCGTGAGCAGCCGCATCAACCTGAAGCTGAAGGACAACGAGATCGACGAAATCACGCAATTTGACAAGCCCGACAGCGATTTGTATCCCGAAAGCAAATTGCCGGAAAATGCACGGAAACTCCGCGGATTTGTTTGGCGCGAAGACGAACGCATTAAATCAAAAGATGACATTTTCCCCGAAGAGGAAAATGAACTCGACGCCAAGATCCAGGCCGAAAAAAAGAAAGCTGACCTCAAACCTGCAGAACCTATGAAGGTGAGGAAAGAGACGAAGGATTATGACAAGAATCATCCTTCCGAGAGTCGCAGTAAGCAGTCACAGTAGGCAGTCATGAAAGAAGATTTTTTAAAATACCAGGCTCAAACCTCCCCTTACCCACTCGGAATGGAAGTTTCCCACGCTGATGGTTCCTATATATATGACACTCAAGGAAAAAAATACCTTGACTTTGTCGCCGGTGTTTCAGCCATACCGCTTGGACATTGCAACAAGCGCGTAAATGATGCGATTAAGGATCAGCTTGACAAATATTCCCATGTTATGGTTTATGGTGAATATGCACAAAGTCCGGCAGTTGAATATTGTAAATTACTGGTAAAACATTTACCAGCTACATTAGACAAAGTATACCTTGTGAATTCAGGTACAGAAGCCACGGAAGGTGCCTTAAAACTTGCCCGTCGCGTCACGGGCCGCAGCCAGTTGATTTCATGCTACAATGCCTATCACGGCAATACGATGGGTTCGATGAGCGTCATGGGTTTTGAGGAACGCAAACAAATCTTCCGCCCTTTAATTCCTGATGTTGATTTTATTACTTTCAACAATGAATCCGATTTAGAAAAAATCACTGAGAAAACTGCAGGCGTTATACTGGAAAGCATTCAGGGCGGCGCAGGATTCATCCAGCCTGAAAATGGTTTTTTAAGAAACGTACGTGAACGATGCACTGAAGTAGGTGCCATCATGATCGTCGACGAAATACAACCCGGTTTCGGCCGCACCGGAAAACTCTTCGGTTTTGAAAACTACGATGCCATTCCTGACGTAATTATAATAGGAAAAGGAATGGGCGGCGGCATGCCCGTCGGTGGTTTCGTAGCGTCTTCAGCAATGATGGATTTATTGAGCCATGACCCGAAACTCGGACACATTACGACTTTCGGCGGACATCCTGTCATAGCGGCAGCCTGCCTCGCTACATTACGTGAAATCACTGAAACCGCGCTGATGCCAGAGGCATTGCAAAAAGAAACCTTAATCCGGTCACTTTTGGTACATCCTTTGATAACAGAGATAAGGGGAAAAGGACTGATGCTTGCCGCGATGACTCCAACCCCGGACATTACAGACAAAGTTATTTTACGTTGCCAGGACAAAGGTTTGATCTTATTCTGGCTGCTCTTTGAAGGACGCGCCATCAGGATTACACCGCCTTTGACGATTTCGGAAGATGAAATCCGGGAAGGCTGCGCGATTCTATTGGAAACGCTTGATGAAATTAATAATGGTTAACCCGCAACCAATTCCTATCATTGCGCATCATTATTAATGAAACGGCATTGTTAATTAAGTTGTTCACAACAATACTTTCCAAAACCAAAACCAACAATAACGTTAGCTATTTTTAGTTAGGATAATTTTAAAGATAAACAGTATGCAATTAAGCAACGAAGAAGAAGACTACAATTTATCCTTATCAAAATTCGAATCCATGTTGAAAACCAACAAGGTATTGTTTTTTGACTCAGAGGAATTTGAAGAAATCATCCTTCATTACCTCGATATGGGTAAAGCGTCTTTAGCAAAAAAAGCCTTAAAATTAGCACTGGAGCAGCATCCCAAATCCACAGGCCTGAAACTTGTGCAGGTAGAAATGCTGGTCTACGATGATAAATTGGACACCGCTGAAAAGTTATTGAACGAACTTTTTGCAATTGAACCACACAACGAAGAAATCTACATCCAGAAAGCCAGCATTTACTCAAAAAGGGATGATCACGAAAAAGCAGTGGAATTCCTGAAAACCGCCTTACAATATACCGATGATTATGCCGATGTGTACAACTTAATGGGCATGGAATACCTGTTTATGGACAACCTCGAAATGGCAAAAGACAGTTTCATCCGCTGCCTTGAAGAGGATTTCGAAGACCAGGCCGCATTGTACAATGTCGTATACTGCTTTGAGTTCCTTGACCAAAACCAGGAAGCCATTGATTATTTAGCCAAATACATTGAAAGAAATCCATACAGTGAAATTGCCTGGCACCAAACCGGCAGATTGCATTATGGATTGAAACAATACGAGCAGGCGTTGCGGGCGTTTGATTACGCCACATTGATTGACGATGAATTCCTCGGCGCTTTCATGGAAAAGGCAAAATCTTTGGAAAGGCTCAAACGTTACGAAGATGCTATCGAAGCCTATAACAGGACCATTGAGCTTGAAGATCCTACCTCTTATGCTTTGCTCCGTATCGGAAAATGCCACGAAAGATTGGGCAACAAGGCCTTGGCATTGAAGTTTTTCAATAAAACCGTGCATGAAGACCCGCTTTTGGATAAAGGCTGGATTGCGATTACTGATTTTTATGTACGCCTTAAAAATTACCAAAAAGCATTATTCTATGTCAATAAAGCACTGAATATCGACAACCAGAACCGTTTGTACTGGAAACGTTATGCAACCATCAACAAGGAGATGAACTTCTATGAGGAAGCGGAATTCGGTTACAGGAAAGCGGTAGAATTTGGCGATACGGAACTCGACACCTGGTTGTTTTGGGTGGATATCCTGCAATTCCTCGGCGAATTTGAAACCGCTATAGACACATTGCTTCAGGCTTCGGAATTTTATACTGATGCATACGAAGTCGAATACCGCCTCGCCGGACTCTATTTCATGCTGCATGAAGATACGAAGGGTAAATTTCATATTGCCAATGCATTGCGCAGCAGTTTCGAAAACCATGTCATGCTCGAAGAACTTTTCCCGGTGATCTGGACGCGCAAAATAGTGCAGAATGCCATTAATAAACACCGTAAGTAATTATTTTTTATACATAGTGAGCTATTCTTTGGCCGGCCAATGCCAAAGAATAGTTTTTTTATACCCAATACCATGTCAGATTTCAGGCAGTTCGGACTCATAGGAAGGAATATCGATTATTCTTTTTCCAAAGCTTATTTCACGGAAAAATTCCGCAGCGAAGGCCTTGAAGGCAACACTTACGAAAACTTCGACATTGCCGATATCACCGGTTTTCAGGATATTATTGAAAATAATCCTGACCTGAGCGGACTTAACGTAACCATTCCCTACAAAGAAACTGTCATGCCTTTTTTAGATAAATTATCGAAGAAAGCCAAAGCCATCGGCGCAGTAAATACGATTAAATTCACCAAAAAAGGCAAGCTCAAAGGCTACAACACAGATTGGTTCGGCTTCACAAAATCCATAGCACCATTGTTAAAAACGGAACATAAAAAAGCATTGATTTTAGGAACTGGAGGCGCATCGAAAGCCGTTGCGTTTGCATTGGAAAAACTCGGTATCGGATATATTTTTGTCTCCCGAAACGAAGGCAGGAATACCATTACTTATGAGCAGCTTTCGCCCTACATGATGTCCGAATATTTAGTGGTAATCAATTGCACGCCTTTAGGCACAAGCCCGGATATTAATGCGTTTCCAGATGTTCCTTACGAATACTTCACCCCTGAACATATCGCTTACGACCTGATTTACAACCCGTCAGAAACAACATTCCTCGCCAAAGCGGCTGCGTTGGGAGCCACCACAAAAAATGGCCATGACATGCTTATTTTCCAGGCAGAAAAGGCATGGGAAATCTGGAATTCCTAAACTGATTATTTTTTCTTCGTGTTTGAAATTTTAATGAAATACGGGCTTTTCCGCTTTTATATCAAGGTTTTTCTTTGAATTTCGGTCTGCCTTTATTACCTTACGCCCTCAAAAATTACGAACGTTATACATTTTAAAAAATGTTAGAAGAAAAGAATGACAACCTGCACGATGCAGACGGAAGTACAGAAAATCACAATCAGGATGCCGCACATGCTGAGAACGGTGACTCTGAAACAATGAGCGAATCAGTTGGAAACCAAGAAAATGAAGCAACTGAATCTGACGAATCTTTAGGCGAAGCGATTGTCGCTGAACACGAAAATGGCGAAGCCCATGAAGAGGAACCTGCAGATTATGACCGTGAATTAGATAAAAATGTAAAATACGAGGCGCCTGCTGCTGAAGAAGCGGTGGAGAAATCAGCGGATGCTGATCAGCCGAAAACAGCAAATGACGCCGCCCAAACAATTGGAAATTCTTTGGAAGATGCCATTGTAGCCGAACATGAAAATGGCGAATCAGATCATGAGGAGCCCATTGTCGAAGCACACGCAAATATTGAAAAAGAACTGGTTGCTGAAACTGAAGCCGAACCTGCTTCTGACGATTCTGCAGAAACTCCTGTAAATGGTTTGCCAATTGACAGCCTTATAGGTACTGCCCAATCTGATGATGACCAGGCTGCAGTTAATGCCATTGCCGAAACCAACGCCGAAGAAGGAGAAGACGAAACACTTGCGGCACGCCATGACATCCCGATGGAAGATTACGAAGCGATGCCCATGGACAAACTCGTTGCAGCACTGGAAACATTGGTTGCCATCGAAAAAGTGATGTCAGTAAAAGACCACGTGGAGCAGATCAGGACGGCTTTCCTTTCAAAATACAATCATTTTATAGACGAGAAAAAAGAAGAATTTCTCGCAGAGAACCCTGATACCACTGAAGAATTCCATTATCATTACCCGCTGAAGTCAAAATTTGATGCCTTATACAATCAATTCCGTGACAAGCGAAATGTGCATTTTAAGAGCCTTCAGAATAATCTACAGGCGAATCTTGACAAAAGGCTTGCCATCGTAAACGAGTTGAAGGAATTGATCAATCCGCAGGAAAACATCAAGGATACGCTGAAACATTTTAACGAACTGCGTGACCGCTGGAAAAATGCGGGTCCAATCCCGAAAGACAAATACAACCACGTTTGGAATAATTATCATTTCCATCTTGAAAATTTCTATGATTACCTGCATCTTGACCGTGATGCGAGGGATCTGGATTTCAAGCACAATCTGGCGCAAAAACTTAAAATCATTGCCCGCACGGAAGAATTGGTCAATGAGGCAGATGTGAATAAAGCGTTTCGTGAATTGCAGGATTTGCATAAAATCTGGAAAGAGGACATTGGGCCGGTTTCCAAAGACTATCGCGAAGAGGTCTGGAACCGTTTTTCTGCATTAACCAAACAAATGCACGACAAGCGCGAACTGATTTTTGAAGGCCAAAGGGAAAGGGAAAACCAAAACCTGGCTAAAAAGAAAGACATTATTTCCAAAATAGAAGCTTTAGCACAGGAAAAAATGTCCGCTCACGCTTCATGGCAAGGGCAGGTTGAAAAAGTGGAAGCCCTGCGCAACGAGTTTTTCTCTGCTGGAAAAGTCCCTACAGAAGTCAACGAGGAAACATGGTCAGCGTTTAAAACGGCGGTGCGTAACTTCAATGCGCTGAAAAACTCTTTTTATA
This genomic stretch from Flavobacterium pallidum harbors:
- a CDS encoding alpha-amylase family protein is translated as MKKLITAALIIATITVSAQDKKTRSMPEKRIEAATPEKKVVVYQVFTRLFGNKKTANKPWGRKEQNGVGKFSDFTDRALSEIKKLGVTHIWYTGVPHHAMVADYTAYGISNDDPDVVKGRAGSPYAVKDYYNVDPDLADDPSQRLQEFKALIERTHKHGLKVIIDIVPNHIARKYEGKSNPKGVKDFGADDDTSVEYKRNNNFYYIPGKPFEVPVSEHYKPLNGEKNPLLDGKFTENPAKWTGNGSREPKPNIDDWYETVKINYGVRPDGTKDFPELPAGLADRSYQEHYRFWQNKDVPDSWKKFRDIALYWTGMGVDGFRYDMAEMVPYEFWSYMNSAIKMRNPDAFLMAEVYNPKEYRNYIKFGKMDYLYDKVETYDMLKAVIQGKSLPDPLAEIQGRLSDIEHHMLHFLDNHDEQRVANAEFGGTPEKAKPLMVYSATVGTSPTMIYFGQEVGEAGNEDAGFGKPSRTSIFDYIGVPSHQRWMNNGEFDGGQLSPEEKQLRDFYSRLLNFTIKSDALMGKYQDIQNINRKKTKGYSEGIYSFVRWSDNEKLLVINNFSWVTRSHFNLVIPADVIQSWALPDGIYRLQDQLYQREGVKLIVEKGIGTVDVAINPSESFIFKVMQ
- a CDS encoding OstA-like protein yields the protein MKNYFFFFTCSLLLLSVTSAFAQKAKQIEVEYADHFDIDEAKLPDVALLTGHVRVNHDGVIMTCNKAYFFKKENYLKAFGEFHMVQGDTLHMTSDYAEYNGNMKQAFATGKPVLRTPDMTLTTDTIHFDRNIQQAYYNSPGTIVNKENTLKSKSGRYYAKEKKFQFLTAVTITNPKYVIKSNHLDYYNNSGHAYLFGPSTITSDKDYIYTEKGFYDNKKNVGHFLNKSYIRYKDRLIEGDSLYYDRTREFASASRNVKITDSINKGLVKGHYAEIYKAKDSMFVTKRAVAINILENDSVFIHGKRLLITGKPENRILRAYNNARFYKSDMSGKCDSIHSSQKDALTKLIGRPVIWNGKNQMTGDVMHLIGNNNTEKLDSLKVLNNAFIIAKDTVGTGFNQVKGVNLYGKFKDNKLDEADVVKNTEIVYFMRNDKQELIGINKSVSSRINLKLKDNEIDEITQFDKPDSDLYPESKLPENARKLRGFVWREDERIKSKDDIFPEEENELDAKIQAEKKKADLKPAEPMKVRKETKDYDKNHPSESRSKQSQ
- a CDS encoding aspartate aminotransferase family protein, translating into MKEDFLKYQAQTSPYPLGMEVSHADGSYIYDTQGKKYLDFVAGVSAIPLGHCNKRVNDAIKDQLDKYSHVMVYGEYAQSPAVEYCKLLVKHLPATLDKVYLVNSGTEATEGALKLARRVTGRSQLISCYNAYHGNTMGSMSVMGFEERKQIFRPLIPDVDFITFNNESDLEKITEKTAGVILESIQGGAGFIQPENGFLRNVRERCTEVGAIMIVDEIQPGFGRTGKLFGFENYDAIPDVIIIGKGMGGGMPVGGFVASSAMMDLLSHDPKLGHITTFGGHPVIAAACLATLREITETALMPEALQKETLIRSLLVHPLITEIRGKGLMLAAMTPTPDITDKVILRCQDKGLILFWLLFEGRAIRITPPLTISEDEIREGCAILLETLDEINNG
- a CDS encoding tetratricopeptide repeat protein; this encodes MQLSNEEEDYNLSLSKFESMLKTNKVLFFDSEEFEEIILHYLDMGKASLAKKALKLALEQHPKSTGLKLVQVEMLVYDDKLDTAEKLLNELFAIEPHNEEIYIQKASIYSKRDDHEKAVEFLKTALQYTDDYADVYNLMGMEYLFMDNLEMAKDSFIRCLEEDFEDQAALYNVVYCFEFLDQNQEAIDYLAKYIERNPYSEIAWHQTGRLHYGLKQYEQALRAFDYATLIDDEFLGAFMEKAKSLERLKRYEDAIEAYNRTIELEDPTSYALLRIGKCHERLGNKALALKFFNKTVHEDPLLDKGWIAITDFYVRLKNYQKALFYVNKALNIDNQNRLYWKRYATINKEMNFYEEAEFGYRKAVEFGDTELDTWLFWVDILQFLGEFETAIDTLLQASEFYTDAYEVEYRLAGLYFMLHEDTKGKFHIANALRSSFENHVMLEELFPVIWTRKIVQNAINKHRK
- a CDS encoding shikimate dehydrogenase family protein, which produces MSDFRQFGLIGRNIDYSFSKAYFTEKFRSEGLEGNTYENFDIADITGFQDIIENNPDLSGLNVTIPYKETVMPFLDKLSKKAKAIGAVNTIKFTKKGKLKGYNTDWFGFTKSIAPLLKTEHKKALILGTGGASKAVAFALEKLGIGYIFVSRNEGRNTITYEQLSPYMMSEYLVVINCTPLGTSPDINAFPDVPYEYFTPEHIAYDLIYNPSETTFLAKAAALGATTKNGHDMLIFQAEKAWEIWNS
- a CDS encoding DUF349 domain-containing protein codes for the protein MLEEKNDNLHDADGSTENHNQDAAHAENGDSETMSESVGNQENEATESDESLGEAIVAEHENGEAHEEEPADYDRELDKNVKYEAPAAEEAVEKSADADQPKTANDAAQTIGNSLEDAIVAEHENGESDHEEPIVEAHANIEKELVAETEAEPASDDSAETPVNGLPIDSLIGTAQSDDDQAAVNAIAETNAEEGEDETLAARHDIPMEDYEAMPMDKLVAALETLVAIEKVMSVKDHVEQIRTAFLSKYNHFIDEKKEEFLAENPDTTEEFHYHYPLKSKFDALYNQFRDKRNVHFKSLQNNLQANLDKRLAIVNELKELINPQENIKDTLKHFNELRDRWKNAGPIPKDKYNHVWNNYHFHLENFYDYLHLDRDARDLDFKHNLAQKLKIIARTEELVNEADVNKAFRELQDLHKIWKEDIGPVSKDYREEVWNRFSALTKQMHDKRELIFEGQRERENQNLAKKKDIISKIEALAQEKMSAHASWQGQVEKVEALRNEFFSAGKVPTEVNEETWSAFKTAVRNFNALKNSFYKDIKKDQNDNLSKKQALVERAKALQESEDFGATTPIMKQIQEEWKQVGHVPRKYSDKIWKEFKDACNHYFERLKAQRNEANEEEMEAFEKKKAYIDGMKDFEFTGNHKTDLDAIKLHIETWKTLGKVPMSRRHIDGKFNKVLDGLFEKLSLSKKDTDMMRFANKVDQLSESNDTRKIDNEKIFLMRKIEEVQSEIFQLENNIQFFTNTKNAKKENSIVLEVRKNIEKHKEELSVLKDKLKKVRSLNQE